A window of the Dunckerocampus dactyliophorus isolate RoL2022-P2 chromosome 21, RoL_Ddac_1.1, whole genome shotgun sequence genome harbors these coding sequences:
- the ythdf3 gene encoding YTH domain-containing family protein 3 isoform X1 — protein MSATTVDQRPKGQGNKVQNGSMHQKDGVNDDDFEPYISSQTNQSNSYPPMSDPYMPSYYTPSIGFPYSLGEAAWSTGGDPPMPYLTTYGQMSNGEPHFIPDGVFSQPGALGNTPPFLGQHGFNFFPGNADFSTWGTSVSQGQSTQSSVYSNSYGYAPSSLGRAIADGQAGFGSDTQLSKVPVLNSIEQGMAGLKLGTDMVAAVTKTVGSPLGGTPGMSSMAANNLPPSVSSTVAKPSSWAAIAKKPAKLQVKAKPKANMGMVGGAAIPPPPIKHNMNIGTWDDKGSLNKPPLAQTMMPTPPLVQQPLLAQPPALLQNPLSHQPQHQHQPFHLQSLQSPQHPQSLPPGPPHLHLSSHPGPPQALHQPPGPPPNRWVAPRNRGDGFGLGVPMNASPCSGEVHPVLEKLRALNNYNPKEFDWNLKNGRVFIIKSYSEDDIHRSIKYSIWCSTEHGNKRLDGAYRSLGGKGPLYLLFSVNGSGHFCGVAEMRSPVDYNAYAGVWSQDKWKGKFEVKWVFIKDVPNNQLRHIRLENNDNKPVTNSRDTQEVPLEKAKQVLKIIAAYKHTTSIFDDFAHYEKRQEEEEALRKVRWTHKPVGLS, from the exons ATGTCTGCCACCACAGTCGACCAG AGACCTAAAGGACAGGGAAATAAAG TGCAAAACGGATCAATGCATCAAAAGGATGGAGTGAATGATGATGACTTTGAGCCTTACATAAGCAGCCAGACAAATCAG AGTAACAGCTACCCACCCATGTCAGACCCCTACATGCCCAGCTACTACACCCCATCCATAGGCTTCCCTTACTCCCTGGGAGAGGCTGCCTGGTCCACAGGAGGAGACCCACCCATGCCCTACCTAACTACCTATGGACAGATGAGCAATGGCGAGCCGCACTTCATCCCCGACGGCGTGTTCAGCCAGCCAGGCGCCCTGGGAAACACGCCACCCTTTCTCGGCCAACACGGTTTCAACTTCTTCCCCGGCAACGCGGACTTTTCTACCTGGGGGACCAGCGTGTCTCAGGGTCAATCCACACAGAGCTCGGTCTACAGTAATAGTTATGGCTACGCGCCCAGCTCGCTGGGTCGGGCCATCGCAGACGGACAGGCCGGCTTTGGCAGCGACACCCAGCTCAGCAAGGTGCCGGTGTTGAACAGCATCGAGCAAGGGATGGCGGGCTTGAAACTGGGTACGGACATGGTGGCAGCTGTCACTAAGACTGTGGGCTCACCCTTAGGTGGCACCCCAGGTATGAGCAGTATGGCCGCCAATAACCTTCCGCCTTCTGTGAGCTCGACGGTTGCGAAACCCTCCTCCTGGGCTGCCATCGCCAAGAAGCCGGCCAAGCTGCAGGTCAAGGCCAAGCCCAAGGCCAACATGGGGATGGTGGGTGGCGCCGCCATTCCTCCGCCCCCCATAAAGCACAATATGAACATTGGTACCTGGGATGATAAGGGCTCTCTGAACAAGCCCCCATTAGCTCAGACGATGATGCCCACGCCGCCTCTGGTGCAGCAGCCTCTTCTTGCTCAGCCCCCGGCCTTACTGCAGAACCCTCTGTCCCATCAGCCTCAGCACCAACACCAGCCCTTCCACCTCCAGTCCCTCCAGTCCCCACAACACCCTCAGTCCCTTCCTCCTGGACCCCCACACCTGCACCTCTCCTCTCACCCCGGTCCCCCACAAGCCCTCCATCAGCCGCCGGGCCCGCCTCCCAATCGCTGGGTGGCTCCTAGGAACCGGGGCGACGGCTTCGGCTTGGGCGTGCCTATGAACGCGTCGCCGTGCTCTGGAGAAGTGCACCCCGTGCTGGAGAAGCTGCGCGCCCTCAACAACTACAACCCCAAAGAGTTTGACTGGAACTTGAAAAACGGCCGTGTTTTCATCATCAAGAGCTACTCTGAAGACGACATCCACCGCTCCATCAAATACTCCATCTGGTGCAGCACAGAACACGGCAACAAGCGGCTGGACGGTGCCTACCGTTCGCTGGGCGGCAAGGGGCCCCTGTACCTGCTCTTCAGCGTCAACGGCAGCGGGCACTTCTGTGGCGTGGCCGAGATGCGCTCGCCGGTGGACTATAACGCCTACGCCGGCGTCTGGTCTCAGGACAAGTGGAAGGGCAAGTTTGAGGTGAAGTGGGTCTTCATCAAAGACGTGCCCAACAACCAGCTGCGACACATTCGGCTGGAGAACAATGACAACAAGCCAGTGACCAACTCCAGGGACACGCAGGAAGTGCCTCTGGAGAAGGCCAAACAAGTGCTGAAAATCATTGCCGCTTACAAGCACACCACCTCCATCTTTGATGACTTTGCACATTACGAGAAacgccaggaggaggaggaggctttGAGGAAGGTGAGATGGACGCACAAGCCAGTAGGGCTTTCCTAA
- the ythdf3 gene encoding YTH domain-containing family protein 3 isoform X2: MSATTVDQRPKGQGNKVQNGSMHQKDGVNDDDFEPYISSQTNQSNSYPPMSDPYMPSYYTPSIGFPYSLGEAAWSTGGDPPMPYLTTYGQMSNGEPHFIPDGVFSQPGALGNTPPFLGQHGFNFFPGNADFSTWGTSVSQGQSTQSSVYSNSYGYAPSSLGRAIADGQAGFGSDTQLSKVPVLNSIEQGMAGLKLGTDMVAAVTKTVGSPLGGTPGMSSMAANNLPPSVSSTVAKPSSWAAIAKKPAKLQVKAKPKANMGMVGGAAIPPPPIKHNMNIGTWDDKGSLNKPPLAQTMMPTPPLVQQPLLAQPPALLQNPLSHQPQHQHQPFHLQSLQSPQHPQSLPPGPPHLHLSSHPGPPQALHQPPGPPPNRWVAPRNRGDGFGLGVPMNASPCSGEVHPVLEKLRALNNYNPKEFDWNLKNGRVFIIKSYSEDDIHRSIKYSIWCSTEHGNKRLDGAYRSLGGKGPLYLLFSVNGSGHFCGVAEMRSPVDYNAYAGVWSQDKWKGKFEVKWVFIKDVPNNQLRHIRLENNDNKPVTNSRDTQEVPLEKAKQVLKIIAAYKHTTSIFDDFAHYEKRQEEEEALRKERSRNKP, encoded by the exons ATGTCTGCCACCACAGTCGACCAG AGACCTAAAGGACAGGGAAATAAAG TGCAAAACGGATCAATGCATCAAAAGGATGGAGTGAATGATGATGACTTTGAGCCTTACATAAGCAGCCAGACAAATCAG AGTAACAGCTACCCACCCATGTCAGACCCCTACATGCCCAGCTACTACACCCCATCCATAGGCTTCCCTTACTCCCTGGGAGAGGCTGCCTGGTCCACAGGAGGAGACCCACCCATGCCCTACCTAACTACCTATGGACAGATGAGCAATGGCGAGCCGCACTTCATCCCCGACGGCGTGTTCAGCCAGCCAGGCGCCCTGGGAAACACGCCACCCTTTCTCGGCCAACACGGTTTCAACTTCTTCCCCGGCAACGCGGACTTTTCTACCTGGGGGACCAGCGTGTCTCAGGGTCAATCCACACAGAGCTCGGTCTACAGTAATAGTTATGGCTACGCGCCCAGCTCGCTGGGTCGGGCCATCGCAGACGGACAGGCCGGCTTTGGCAGCGACACCCAGCTCAGCAAGGTGCCGGTGTTGAACAGCATCGAGCAAGGGATGGCGGGCTTGAAACTGGGTACGGACATGGTGGCAGCTGTCACTAAGACTGTGGGCTCACCCTTAGGTGGCACCCCAGGTATGAGCAGTATGGCCGCCAATAACCTTCCGCCTTCTGTGAGCTCGACGGTTGCGAAACCCTCCTCCTGGGCTGCCATCGCCAAGAAGCCGGCCAAGCTGCAGGTCAAGGCCAAGCCCAAGGCCAACATGGGGATGGTGGGTGGCGCCGCCATTCCTCCGCCCCCCATAAAGCACAATATGAACATTGGTACCTGGGATGATAAGGGCTCTCTGAACAAGCCCCCATTAGCTCAGACGATGATGCCCACGCCGCCTCTGGTGCAGCAGCCTCTTCTTGCTCAGCCCCCGGCCTTACTGCAGAACCCTCTGTCCCATCAGCCTCAGCACCAACACCAGCCCTTCCACCTCCAGTCCCTCCAGTCCCCACAACACCCTCAGTCCCTTCCTCCTGGACCCCCACACCTGCACCTCTCCTCTCACCCCGGTCCCCCACAAGCCCTCCATCAGCCGCCGGGCCCGCCTCCCAATCGCTGGGTGGCTCCTAGGAACCGGGGCGACGGCTTCGGCTTGGGCGTGCCTATGAACGCGTCGCCGTGCTCTGGAGAAGTGCACCCCGTGCTGGAGAAGCTGCGCGCCCTCAACAACTACAACCCCAAAGAGTTTGACTGGAACTTGAAAAACGGCCGTGTTTTCATCATCAAGAGCTACTCTGAAGACGACATCCACCGCTCCATCAAATACTCCATCTGGTGCAGCACAGAACACGGCAACAAGCGGCTGGACGGTGCCTACCGTTCGCTGGGCGGCAAGGGGCCCCTGTACCTGCTCTTCAGCGTCAACGGCAGCGGGCACTTCTGTGGCGTGGCCGAGATGCGCTCGCCGGTGGACTATAACGCCTACGCCGGCGTCTGGTCTCAGGACAAGTGGAAGGGCAAGTTTGAGGTGAAGTGGGTCTTCATCAAAGACGTGCCCAACAACCAGCTGCGACACATTCGGCTGGAGAACAATGACAACAAGCCAGTGACCAACTCCAGGGACACGCAGGAAGTGCCTCTGGAGAAGGCCAAACAAGTGCTGAAAATCATTGCCGCTTACAAGCACACCACCTCCATCTTTGATGACTTTGCACATTACGAGAAacgccaggaggaggaggaggctttGAGGAAG
- the abhd10b gene encoding abhydrolase domain containing 10, depalmitoylase b, with product MAAVALRSCRRGLSQILSHGCLATVSSTHPKGDRRHKSTVQYASRPDLPKLAYRRVKGKSPGVIFLPGYGSNMNGQKAEALEEFCMSLGHSYLRFDYTGHGASEGVLADGTIGTWKKDVLYVLDELAEGPQILVGSSLGGWLMLLAAIARPEKTAALVGISTAADHIVTSFNTLPLETRKEFEEKGDWTVPTKHSEEGHYKFSMDFLSEAENHCVLQSPIPVTCPVRLIHGLKDEDVPWHISMQVAERVLSLDVDVILRRHGQHRMSEKDDIKLMVYTLDDLIDKLTTMV from the exons ATGGCGGCCGTCGCTCTGAGGTCTTGTCGCAGAGGACTTTCACAGATTTTAAGTCATGGATGCCTCGCTACTGTGTCCTCTACGCATCCGAAGG GTGACAGAAGACACAAGTCCACAGTTCAGTATGCTTCCAGGCCAGACCTTCCCAAGCTGGCCTACAGAAGAGTGAAGGGCAAGAGTCCAGGTGTGATCTTCCTGCCAGGCTATGGGTCCAACATGAATGGACAGAAGGCTGAGGCCTTGGAGGAGTTCTGTATGTCTCTTGGACACTCGTACCTCAG GTTCGACTATACAGGACACGGCGCCTCGGAAGGGGTCCTAGCAGACGGAACTATTGGTACCTGGAAAAAAGACGTCCTTTATGTGTTGGACGAATTAGCAGAAGGTCCGCAG ATACTTGTTGGTTCCAGTCTGGGAGGCTGGCTCATGCTGCTGGCAGCCATTGCACGGCCAGAGAAGACCGCCGCCCTGGTGGGCATTTCCACTGCCGCTGACCACATTGTCACGTCGTTCAACACTCTTCCTCTCGAG ACGCGGAAGGAGTTTGAGGAGAAGGGTGACTGGACGGTGCCCACCAAACACTCGGAGGAAGGCCACTACAAGTTCAGCATGGACTTCCTGAGCGAGGCTGAGAACCACTGCGTGCTCCAGAGCCCCATCCCGGTCACGTGCCCCGTGCGGCTCATCCACGGGCTGAAGGACGAGGACGTGCCGTGGCACATCTCCATGCAGGTGGCGGAGCGCGTGCTCAGCCTCGACGTGGATGTCATCCTGCGGCGCCACGGCCAGCACCGCATGTCAGAGAAGGACGACATCAAGCTGATGGTATACACTCTGGACGACCTCATAGATAAGCTGACCACCATGGTGTGA